The Neisseria sicca genome includes a window with the following:
- a CDS encoding site-specific integrase produces MLSSLLVFIYINSVNLVDMYRLETILFSNGERFSLLVNEKTGIPDFYSTLWVTVELRNQSAVNTIRNKLGTIQWLMNWEKENNLVISDLIHKEILLTENQLESLIQHMRLNVKKQKNVISTKKSVSMKGRTQFIDIYSSVSLSHQYNRLTTLSEYILFLSKVISVSNEYIKKLTKLLTLIKGVRPKNHKALSIKPESELPDGLLDEFMSIANFSNPNNPFQDIGIRKRNHLMFILLKELGIRRGELLSLQIPFIDIGTAKPSVTIKRTHDDKFDTRKIQAVSKTKERRLPISQKIAQLLNDYIMNYRSKVPNANTHPYLFVTHRKGKTQGSPISTSSFDNVIVPTMKKVDPRFSIIHPHIFRHEWNLYFSRKVDKNNKNLNHDSSHKDFISPEKEAKIRQHLMGHTSEKSGNFYNQRYIREKANKILLELQIEFQKKVDDYES; encoded by the coding sequence TTGTTATCTTCTTTGTTAGTATTTATATATATTAACTCTGTAAATTTAGTAGATATGTATAGACTAGAAACAATCCTGTTTTCAAATGGAGAACGCTTTTCCCTGTTAGTTAATGAGAAAACTGGTATACCTGATTTTTATTCAACCCTATGGGTAACAGTAGAACTACGTAATCAATCCGCAGTAAATACCATTAGAAATAAACTAGGAACCATACAATGGCTAATGAACTGGGAAAAAGAGAATAATCTTGTTATTAGTGATCTAATTCATAAAGAGATACTCTTAACAGAAAATCAATTAGAATCTCTTATTCAACATATGAGACTAAATGTAAAAAAGCAAAAAAATGTAATTAGTACAAAAAAAAGTGTGTCAATGAAAGGTCGAACTCAATTTATTGATATTTACTCGTCTGTATCCCTTAGTCACCAATATAATAGGCTAACAACACTTTCAGAATACATATTATTTCTATCTAAAGTAATAAGTGTATCTAACGAATATATCAAAAAATTAACAAAATTACTTACGCTAATTAAAGGAGTAAGACCTAAGAATCATAAAGCATTATCTATCAAACCAGAAAGTGAGTTACCCGATGGATTGTTAGATGAGTTTATGTCTATTGCGAACTTTTCAAACCCTAATAATCCGTTTCAAGATATCGGAATAAGAAAAAGAAACCATTTAATGTTTATTTTACTGAAAGAATTAGGAATTAGAAGAGGAGAACTATTATCACTTCAAATACCATTTATCGATATAGGGACTGCTAAACCATCGGTTACAATAAAGCGAACGCATGATGATAAATTTGACACAAGAAAAATTCAGGCAGTTAGTAAAACTAAAGAAAGGCGCTTGCCAATATCACAAAAGATAGCTCAACTACTTAATGATTATATTATGAATTATCGTTCTAAAGTTCCCAATGCGAATACACATCCATATTTGTTTGTAACTCATCGAAAAGGAAAAACTCAAGGGAGTCCAATTAGTACAAGTTCTTTTGACAACGTTATTGTACCAACGATGAAAAAGGTAGATCCAAGATTCTCTATTATTCATCCGCATATTTTTCGTCATGAATGGAACTTATATTTTTCACGAAAAGTAGATAAGAATAATAAAAATTTAAATCATGATTCTTCCCATAAAGATTTTATCTCCCCTGAAAAAGAGGCAAAAATAAGACAGCATCTCATGGGGCATACGTCAGAAAAATCAGGTAATTTCTATAATCAACGTTATATTAGAGAAAAAGCTAACAAGATATTATTAGAACTTCAAATTGAGTTTCAAAAAAAGGTTGATGATTATGAATCATAA
- a CDS encoding site-specific integrase, translating to MNHNKIIRQSRDGYVFDENENSWHISKEIKINFSKHILGINKKTLEGFRKTLAIYAEKYSSYHVSHMYQQFQRLVISTRLENISVPIILDWKNKLGKEREWYLGSLKGFLLSWYEYGYYGVDKAVASLLESFTLSGNDKGKSVIMRCPYTGAFTENEILALMTELARLWKEDLISFETYTYIHLLQATARRPIQIRHLKFEDLKKEASQGTWNYFLNIPSAKKRGGLFRKTFKKIAITEDLYLVLLNFLEYQYKKLLSLVDETFISDYKMKLPMFIDWRFLKNNIKNRNFDLSLLELDIFHYSSSSLELNVLRKFCIHQKAVSERTGEIIHVNARRFRHTRGTNLGRKGVGAAIIAELLDHSDTQNVKVYTENTADTVQYIDRVMGAEMGKLAQAFVGRIISNLNESERGFDPTSLITNNGVDTIGACGTNDFCITGYETCYLCPKFRPLVDGPHQQILNKLYKEKEERLRRTKSIDYASSKDRIILAVEYVVQACNEMKKNMEAH from the coding sequence ATGAATCATAATAAAATTATTAGACAATCTAGAGATGGATATGTATTTGATGAAAACGAAAATTCTTGGCATATAAGCAAAGAAATAAAGATTAATTTTTCTAAACACATATTAGGAATTAATAAAAAAACATTAGAAGGGTTTAGAAAGACATTAGCAATATATGCCGAAAAATATTCAAGTTATCACGTATCTCACATGTACCAACAGTTCCAACGATTAGTAATTTCAACTAGATTAGAAAATATTAGCGTGCCAATAATCTTGGATTGGAAAAATAAATTAGGAAAAGAACGTGAATGGTATTTAGGTTCATTAAAAGGTTTTTTGCTCTCGTGGTACGAGTATGGTTATTATGGAGTTGATAAAGCTGTTGCATCTCTACTAGAAAGCTTTACTTTGAGTGGAAATGATAAAGGTAAATCGGTAATAATGAGATGCCCTTATACGGGAGCATTTACTGAAAATGAAATTTTAGCTTTAATGACAGAGCTGGCTAGACTTTGGAAAGAAGATCTTATTTCATTTGAAACATATACATATATCCACTTACTTCAAGCTACTGCAAGAAGACCTATTCAAATACGACATTTAAAATTTGAAGACTTGAAAAAAGAAGCTTCTCAAGGAACATGGAATTATTTCCTAAATATACCTAGTGCTAAAAAGAGAGGTGGGTTATTTAGAAAAACATTTAAAAAGATTGCTATTACAGAGGACTTGTATTTAGTTCTCTTAAACTTTTTAGAATATCAGTATAAAAAATTGCTTAGCCTAGTTGATGAAACATTTATATCAGATTATAAAATGAAATTACCAATGTTTATTGATTGGCGTTTTCTGAAGAATAATATAAAAAATAGGAATTTTGATCTTTCATTATTAGAATTAGATATTTTTCATTACTCGAGCTCTTCATTAGAACTAAATGTATTACGAAAATTCTGTATACATCAAAAAGCTGTTTCAGAGCGAACAGGTGAAATTATTCATGTTAATGCAAGACGTTTTCGTCATACAAGGGGGACTAACCTAGGGAGAAAAGGAGTTGGTGCAGCGATTATAGCAGAACTACTAGATCACTCAGATACACAAAATGTGAAAGTCTATACTGAAAATACAGCGGATACAGTGCAATATATTGATCGCGTTATGGGTGCTGAAATGGGAAAACTAGCCCAAGCATTCGTTGGCAGAATTATTTCTAATTTGAATGAAAGTGAGAGAGGATTTGATCCAACATCTTTAATAACTAATAACGGAGTAGATACTATAGGCGCATGTGGGACGAATGATTTTTGTATAACTGGTTATGAGACTTGTTATTTATGTCCTAAATTTAGACCTTTGGTTGATGGTCCACATCAACAAATATTAAATAAACTGTATAAAGAGAAAGAAGAACGTTTAAGAAGAACTAAAAGTATAGATTATGCATCTTCTAAGGATCGTATTATATTGGCTGTTGAATATGTTGTTCAAGCGTGTAATGAAATGAAAAAAAATATGGAGGCTCATTAA